A genome region from Nycticebus coucang isolate mNycCou1 chromosome 4, mNycCou1.pri, whole genome shotgun sequence includes the following:
- the SRSF9 gene encoding serine/arginine-rich splicing factor 9 — protein sequence MSGWADERGGEGDGRIYVGNLPTDVREKDLEDLFYKYGRIREIELKNRHGLVPFAFVRFEDPRDAEDAIYGRNGYDYGQCRLRVEFPRTYGGQGGWPRGGRNGPPTRRSDFRVLVSGLPPSGSWQDLKDHMREAGDVCYADVQKDGMGMVEYLRKEDMEYALRKLDDTKFRSHEGETSYIRVYPERSTSYGYSRSRSGSRGRDSPYQSRGSPHYFSPFRPY from the exons ATGTCGGGCTGGGCAGACGAGCGCGGTGGCGAGGGCGACGGGCGCATCTACGTGGGGAACCTTCCGACCGACGTGCGCGAGAAAGATTTGGAGGACCTATTCTACAAGTACGGCCGCATCCGCGAGATCGAGCTCAAGAACCGGCATGGCCTCGTGCCCTTCGCCTTCGTGCGCTTCGAGGACCCCCG AGATGCTGAGGATGCAATTTATGGAAGGAATGGTTATGATTATGGCCAGTGTCGGCTTCGTGTCGAGTTCCCCAGGACTTatggaggtcaaggtgggtggccCCGTGGTGGGAGGAATGGACCTCCTACAAGAAGATCTGATTTCCGAGTTCTTGTTTCAG GACTTCCTCCATCAGGCAGCTGGCAAGACCTGAAGGATCATATGAGAGAAGCTGGGGATGTCTGTTATGCAGATGTGCAGAAGGATGGAATGGGGATGGTTGAGTATCTCAGAAAAGAAGACATGGAATATGCCCTGCGTAAACTGGATGACACCAAATTTCGCTCTCATGAG GGTGAAACTTCCTACATCAGAGTTTATCCTGAGAGAAGCACCAGCTATGGCTACTCACGGTCTCGGTCTGGGTCAAGGGGCCGTGACTCTCCATACCAAAGCAGGGGTTCCCCACACTACTTCTCTCCTTTCAGGCCCTACTGA